A window from Gorilla gorilla gorilla isolate KB3781 chromosome 21, NHGRI_mGorGor1-v2.1_pri, whole genome shotgun sequence encodes these proteins:
- the MOCS3 gene encoding adenylyltransferase and sulfurtransferase MOCS3, which produces MASREEVLALQAEVAQREEELNSLKQKLASALLAEQEPQPERLVPVSPLPPKAALSRDEILRYSRQLVLPELGVHGQLRLGTACVLIVGCGGLGCPLAQYLAAAGVGRLGLVDYDVVEMSNLARQVLHGEALAGQAKAFSAAASLRRLNSAVECVPYTQALTPATALDLVRRYDVVADCSDNVPTRYLVNDACVLAGRPLVSASALRFEGQITVYHYDGGPCYRCIFPQPPPAETVTNCADGGVLGVVTGVLGCLQALEVLKIAAGLGPSYSGSLLLFDALRGHFRSIRLRSRRLDCAACGERPTVTDLLDYEAFCGSSATDKCRSLQLLRPEERVSVTDYKRLLDSGAFHLLLDVRPQVEVDICRLPHALHIPLKHLERRDAESLKLLKEAICEEKQGTQEGAAVPIYVICKLGNDSQKAVKILQSLSAAQELDPLTVRDVVGGLMAWAAKIDGTFPQY; this is translated from the coding sequence ATGGCTTCCCGGGAGGAGGTACTCGCCTTACAAGCTGAAGTTGCCCAACGTGAGGAGGAATTGAATTCGCTGAAGCAGAAGCTGGCGTCGGCTCTTTTGGCTGAGCAGGAACCGCAGCCAGAACGGCTGGTTCCGGTGTCGCCGCTGCCGCCGAAGGCCGCTCTGTCCCGAGATGAGATTCTGCGCTATAGCCGGCAGCTAGTGCTGCCCGAGCTGGGCGTGCACGGACAGCTGCGCCTGGGGACCGCGTGCGTGCTAATCGTGGGCTGCGGTGGGCTCGGCTGTCCACTAGCGCAGTACTTGGCAGCGGCTGGCGTGGGCCGCCTTGGCCTTGTGGACTATGACGTGGTAGAGATGAGCAACCTGGCCCGCCAAGTGCTGCATGGCGAGGCACTGGCTGGCCAGGCCAAGGCCTTTTCGGCCGCCGCCTCGCTGCGCCGCCTCAATTCGGCAGTGGAATGCGTGCCGTACACTCAGGCCCTTACGCCAGCCACTGCCCTAGACCTGGTCCGCCGATATGATGTGGTGGCTGACTGCTCGGACAACGTGCCCACTCGCTACCTGGTTAATGACGCATGTGTGCTGGCGGGTCGGCCCCTCGTGTCAGCCAGTGCCTTGCGCTTCGAGGGCCAAATCACAGTCTACCATTATGACGGTGGGCCTTGCTATCGCTGCATATTCCCCCAACCACCCCCAGCGGAGACAGTGACCAACTGCGCGGACGGCGGGGTGCTCGGTGTCGTTACCGGGGTCCTGGGCTGCCTGCAGGCCTTGGAAGTGCTGAAAATCGCTGCGGGTCTGGGCCCCTCTTACAGTGGCAGCTTGTTGCTCTTTGATGCCCTGAGAGGGCATTTCCGCTCTATTCGGCTGCGGAGCCGCAGGCTCGACTGTGCAGCTTGCGGGGAACGGCCCACTGTGACTGATCTGCTGGACTATGAAGCCTTCTGTGGCTCCTCAGCCACTGATAAATGCCGCTCCCTGCAACTACTGAGGCCAGAGGAGCGCGTTTCTGTCACCGACTATAAGCGACTTCTGGATTCTGGGGCATTCCACCTGTTGCTGGACGTCAGGCCTCAGGTGGAGGTGGACATTTGTCGTTTGCCTCATGCCCTACACATCCCTCTGAAACATTTGGAACGCAGGGATGCGGAGAGCCTGAAACTCTTAAAAGAAGCAATCTGTGAAGAGAAGCAGGGCACACAAGAAGGGGCTGCTGTCCCCATTTATGTGATTTGCAAACTGGGAAATGACTCACAGAAAGCCGTGAAGATCCTCCAGTCCTTATCAGCAGCTCAAGAGTTAGACCCTTTAACAGTTCGGGATGTCGTGGGGGGCCTCATGGCCTGGGCTGCCAAAATCGATGGAACATTTCCACAGTACTGA